Genomic window (Lutra lutra chromosome 2, mLutLut1.2, whole genome shotgun sequence):
AGCTCTAATTTGCGAAGTAGGCCCAGTTCAGAATATTTAACAATGAGGTGGTAACTAATGACAGTACTAATCATTATCAGAAATTAACAACTTTAGGTATCTTTGTCTTGGGTTTTTGTGGTTTAGGTACATCCAAAATTTCTTCATAGTCGGCACTCATTCCCTTTGCCAAGCGACCAACCGTGACCATTCGATCTGAATTCTGGCTCTCAGGGCAATCTTTCTTAAAATGGTCCACAGAGCCACAGAGTCTGCAGCAACCACCATCAGCATAGAGTCCTTTGGGATTATCAGGACAGGATCTGGATAGATGCCCCATTTCCccacaaacaaaacattttgcaAAAGGAAATTCACCAAGAGCTGGGTCTACTTTGGCTTTGCACTTGGTCATTTCATGCTCTGTGGACCCACACCGATAACATATTCCAGTTCCCATATCTTGATTCTCAAGGGCAGCTGGGCAATCTGCAATCCCATGGCCAGGTTTTCTACAATGGAAACATACCATTGCATTTTTCTTTGCTGCTTGTCTTTTTAGTCTTCTTCCTTCCCGTCGACTATCCTTCTTTAAAGCAACTGCAATTTCTTCCCTTACCTCCTCACTGTCTGCTGCTATCATCTCTCCATTATGAACTCTCTGTGGGTTTTGTCTTAGGTATTCCATGAATCCATTTACATCTTCATTTAagtactcctttttctttttgttctttttgtgttttgcttgGGGAGCATCATTTTTAACGGAGAGCCTTTTGGCTTCAAGTTGTTTATTCTTTGGTAGATTTTGGCTTTCTTCCTCAAAGGACCCCTTCTTCATGTCCTCCCATGATGTTGCAGCCAAAGGTCTCTTGTTATGAGTGGTAGTAACTCGGGCCCACCTGGTCATGATTTTATCAGCGGTACTTTATCAAGCTTCTCGCTGAGTCAGCTCAGTGCAAACAATCTGCATAGCAAATTAAGTACACAGAAATCCTGTCCTTTGGCGCAGTTTGTCATTACAACCCTTCCCGCAGATTGATACGTAACATACAAAAGGGTTTGTTTATGGTCACGTAAGGATGCTGGGTCTTCTAGCTCATCAGACTATAAACCACTTCCCACTTAGAATTTTTGAAGCTGTTAACAGTGGTTGTAATGGACTTTCAAAATATAACGGACTTTTAAATACTTCAGCATGGGCTTCATGATAACACATAGGCAGCAGTTAGTTAAGGCTTAAAGTTTAAACTCCAGAAGCAGTTGTCCTAATCAAGAATGCACAGCCCAGGGCAGTCAACTAACATTATATCAAAAAGGTCTCTACTCTAGAAGTTGTTattatacatatttcttttaCTCTATGTTAATCAACTATATGACATGGGTCTTTATAACCATAAACTGTTTACCTGGTAACTAGCACAGAAATCTCAGAAATTGGTTCTTACTGGTGAAACAAACATATTCATGACACGTGGGTTGAGTAAAATATTTGTGATATGCTCATCGTTCTTTAATGAGGAAGGCTTGAGAATCTAGCACAACCACCACCTTTCACCATCAGAATAGAACTGGAGGCTCAGTCTAGTCATTGATAGAGAAATATTTCTGAGGTCTGATTATAACTACAAGAATAAAAGAATCCTCTTTTTGGAATGCTGCTGTATCTGCTTCAAGTGCACCTTTCATTCAAGGCCTGGTCAGAGTACCCAAGCGGAAAGGAGAGTTGAAACTTCATTGAGCATCTAGAATAAGTTGtaggaaatattaaagatattGTATTCTAACAAACTTCAGTTTAATTCATCTCTGTATATGAacataaaatttctttcattataataTAGTAGAGAAATTATAGCTAACCCTCACCACTTTAAATGCATCTGGCAGCTATATTACATATTATGAAGAACCTAACCATGGTACACGGATACATTATTTTATGTCAAAATTCTTTCAACTATGGGGAGGGCCTTCTTCTCCCTTGAAGTAGTAAACAATTTGTGATCCCCAGAAGCATCTAGAGCTGGGATTAATTTAAGGATTAtgatatagtatatttatatacagagaGTATGTGGATATTCTTTGGCATGGGGAAGGGGGACACAAAGGGAACCCAGAAAAGTTCCCAAAATCCATGGAGGGGAAAGTATGGAGATTATTCCCTGGCACAGCTTCAGCCTGTTTCCCCTGAAGAGTTTTACCACTTTGACAGGATCATGCATACAGAGAGGTGGGAGTGAGAACCACTGGTGGGGACGATGGAAGATAGGACTTAGATGAATCACCATGTCTTGGCCAGACCATGGAGGATAGTACTTGGGAGCAATCAACATCCACACCAAGAACACTCTAGCTACAGAAACCCCCACTGGACACACCTATTCAACCATACccattatagtaataaaaatgctCTTGGAACATAGCACAGTGCTACCAACACCAGTCCTTTACTAACTACTAATTAAGCAATAACCCTTTCCCCCAGGAGCTTAGAACTATTGaaactgaaagaaatagaagCCTTCAGGTGCTtaagtggcccagtcagttaagcagctgccttcagctcaggtcatgatcccaggctcctgggatcaagtcctgcgttgggTTCCCAGTATGTCTGGtggtctccctcttcctgcttctccccctgcttgtgcactctctctctctccaacaagtaaataagtaaaatctttaaaaataataataataataataataataataaataacgaTGGCGTCTGGGTTTTGCAGTGCAGTGCTCAACCCTAAACTATGGggctttctctgaatgactttgGAAATTTATAGTATTTTGGGTTCCCTGAATTCTGTTCAGAGTTTATGCTGACATTTGTGGAGCAGTCACTATATTTCTCATTGATCTATATTGCTTTGTTAATTCAATTAAATGCCAGCTTTCAattggcagtttttaaaattcgGATACATGGTAAGCCATCTGATCCTGCCTGCCTAGGGCCGAGCAATGCCAGGAAAACATTTCACAAAGGTAACTGCTTGAATATAAATGTCCAGATAATAGCTCTCAAAATTATGGTTCTAAATTCACCTATCAGCTTTGGATCATACTAGACAATGCCaaattctcagaaaacaaaatcatcaaGATAGAAGGGATATTGACAGAGTTAATCTAAAAATCTATGTATTACAAAGACAGAAAAGATAGAAGACTCACGTCACATTTCCAGGAAAACCTTTTACTCACATGCACTATCAGAAAGATCAGAAACTGTGTACCTTACCCAGAAAAATTCAGGTGCCAATATGGGACCACTGACAAGGAAATTCAGCAAAATAGaggtgtgaccttggacaaggcacacaacctccctgggcctctgtttccttgaTGTTAAAAGAAGATGGGAGTGAGTCTCCTTCTACTCCAAACTACTGTGTTTTTACTTTTGACCTGAAAGTTTCAAGAGAAATTACCCTTagtctcttctttattttcattccttccagaacagtggttttaaaaatccttaaaaacgtCTTGGTTTGTATTCAAACCCTCATTGAtgcaaaaaatttaaatcttaagtTCTTTGCACACTTGAgagttaaatgaaagaaatattttatagcaataaaaatactgagaattaaaatatacacaatgcatgttcaaaaaagaaatgtagtaatagcatattttaaaaatttaagccttttttttctgaaaaaaaatccataaggtTACCAAAATATTAGAAGCATCTCACTAAGTACAGTGGAATTgtaattaattcatatttttcttttttctgtgttctaAATTACCTGCAATGTCCATGCATAGCTTCCattgtcagaaaaagaaatgtttctttataaaaagggggaaaataaccTATAACCTATCTTGTGTATCAGCTATAGAATATGTTATTTGAAATGCTATCTGTGTAAGTGTTCTGGTTCTCTTCCATTATGTTGatactttctatttcttaaaaggCTAGAAGGATATGCTGAGCCTGAAAGTAATTAGATACTTTAAGAGTTGTCAACAGCC
Coding sequences:
- the LOC125093114 gene encoding zinc finger CCHC domain-containing protein 9, which produces MTRWARVTTTHNKRPLAATSWEDMKKGSFEEESQNLPKNKQLEAKRLSVKNDAPQAKHKKNKKKKEYLNEDVNGFMEYLRQNPQRVHNGEMIAADSEEVREEIAVALKKDSRREGRRLKRQAAKKNAMVCFHCRKPGHGIADCPAALENQDMGTGICYRCGSTEHEMTKCKAKVDPALGEFPFAKCFVCGEMGHLSRSCPDNPKGLYADGGCCRLCGSVDHFKKDCPESQNSDRMVTVGRLAKGMSADYEEILDVPKPQKPKTKIPKVVNF